The following are from one region of the Ptychodera flava strain L36383 chromosome 15, AS_Pfla_20210202, whole genome shotgun sequence genome:
- the LOC139151825 gene encoding somatostatin receptor type 5-like → MVDTTTLSFTTTVAASETSAEHNNSSYQPPIDYGPTHIVIPIVFGSNCLMGIVGNILVIYVILKNSKMKTVANVYILSLAIADLFFMFTMPFIAFQQAVHHWPFGHAWCKVITAVDGLNQTTGIYCLTSMAVDRYLAIVHPIRSIKIRTMRIAACVNISCWVLSAITVMPLWLYTRTYILPGTGITVCTLTWPYENFQKLFYTYMFMFGLVLPLFIITVCYMLMIKRLYTGVAPLGETNTKKPTKKVARMVLTVIFVFVICWTPFYGVQLYTLTTPDDWVPSKGFVITFYFTVCLSYLNSSINPIIYSFMSDNFRKCFAKVVTCKRLIDADVEQETKLHSGRQDLQGKFTASSVVTAHS, encoded by the coding sequence ATGGTAGATACTACGACGCTGAGCTTTACCACCACCGTGGCCGCTAGCGAAACGTCCGCAGAACACAACAATTCATCGTACCAACCGCCGATAGATTACGGTcccacacacatagtcataccGATAGTTTTCGGTTCCAACTGTCTCATGGGCATCGTCGGCAATATTTTGGTCATTtacgtcattttgaaaaacagcaAGATGAAAACGGTGGCAAATGTCTACATTTTGAGTTTAGCAATAGCGGATCTCTTCTTCATGTTCACAATGCCGTTTATAGCCTTCCAGCAGGCCGTCCATCACTGGCCGTTCGGGCACGCTTGGTGTAAGGTGATCACAGCTGTCGACGGACTCAACCAAACTACGGGAATCTACTGCCTGACGTCCATGGCTGTCGACCGATACCTGGCGATCGTGCATCCAATACGAAGTATAAAAATCCGGACGATGCGAATAGCCGCCTGCGTCAACATTTCTTGTTGGGTTCTTTCGGCGATAACCGTGATGCCTCTCTGGCTGTACACACGTACCTACATCCTCCCCGGAACTGGTATCACTGTCTGCACTTTGACCTGGCCATACGAGAACTTTCAAAAGCTCTTCTACACATACATGTTCATGTTTGGGTTGGTGTTACCTCTCTTCATCATCACTGTCTGCTACATGCTGATGATCAAGCGTCTGTACACGGGGGTGGCACCGCTAGGTGAAACCAACACCAAGAAACCCACCAAGAAAGTGGCGCGCATGGTTCTCACAGTTATCTTCGTCTTTGTAATATGCTGGACGCCGTTCTATGGCGTGCAGTTGTACACGTTGACGACCCCGGACGACTGGGTGCCGAGCAAAGGCTTTGTGATCACATTTTATTTCACGGTGTGTCTGAGTTACCTGAACAGCAGCATCAATCCCATCATCTACTCGTTCATGAGCGACAACTTCCGCAAGTGCTTCGCCAAAGTCGTCACTTGCAAGAGGCTGATCGATGCCGACGTGGAGCAGGAGACGAAACTGCACTCGGGTCGTCAAGATCTCCAAGGCAAATTTACGGCAAGCTCAGTCGTCACGGCTCATTCGTAG